Proteins encoded by one window of Nasonia vitripennis strain AsymCx chromosome 5, Nvit_psr_1.1, whole genome shotgun sequence:
- the LOC100122335 gene encoding protein zyg-11 homolog B isoform X1 — MFESPRSLQEVCIDYICDNVMALCDFHPSESGGTSSNCLSTPSLDEEMSCNVGEGSSDSSQGALPTNAPNNHAMLNSCTRLSFKDPDTFLPAEISEQLLYSLCERKKLSDLIITLFDSKTTRLRHVKLKDASNLTAKGLIVLKQHKVIDLEVNGLKITVNDLISCLGDWSLQNLRSLSVARGSFMDCSRYCVVVALSKLRALQILNVSGTEFNKHGLEIVVEDLPLLESLDISCTRVDDISPLRKCKDRLKALTMYNLKISGCGNMISVLLELNELRNLDISDERDAYVFEVFAPVRSKITDLLKATDCMPHLKSLDVSGKDEIDGKDLWNFIQAHKHLKFLGLVHSDACFEDCLMNPSNKNYRPDLVVSGTATESQILESLRRYPNRPIYVQKCLYNLFRLTSYFQEARVDVIKLVIPGMRAHPQEFRVQMAATACLYNLTKGELATKIHPSVLKQIVDLTLTAMESYPNHYQLQKNTLLTLCSDRILQDVAFDKYRCAKLVMNCLSAFDDASMNRMSVAICSILAAKISTIETSMLGAQPQYMSKLLSMVRSKVQSKSVDITMKFTLSALWNLTDESAATCKVFLEEGGMELFLEVLDSFQGESSVETKVLGLLNNIAEIRIKEVGHLRHRLMQPRFITMLSQLLDSKHIDVSYFAAGIAAHLLSDGPRLWITVPLLPTRNQLLDQLARAVTNWQTPQGEMVAYRSFQPFFPLLRCSDAYPVQLWAVWAIHHVCTKNPKRYCEMLVKEGGVEILESLQMENSESIAQPNVRTLCRAILDTLAQQPC, encoded by the exons ATGTTTGAGTCGCCTAGAAGCTTGCAGGAAGTCTGCATTGACTATATCTGTGATAATGTTATGGCACTCTGTGATTTCCACCCTTCGGAATCGGGTGGAACTTCCAGCAATTGCTTGTCTACGCCATCACTTG ATGAAGAAATGAGCTGCAATGTAGGCGAAGGCAGCTCCGATTCTTCTCAAGGTGCTCTACCAACCAATGCACCAAATAATCATGCTATGTTGAATTCTTGTACTAGACTCAGCTTTAAAGATCCTGACACCTTCTTACCAGCAGAAATTTCTGAGCAGCTTCTTTACAGCCTATGCGAAAGAAAGAAGCTGTCAGATTTGATCATCACACTTTTTGATTCAAAAACCACGAGGCTCAG GCATGTTAAATTAAAAGATGCATCAAACCTTACTGCTAAAGGGCTTATAGTTTTAAAGCAGCATAAAGTTATAGATTTAGAGGTGAATGGGTTAAAAATTACTGTTAATGATTTAATTAGTTGTTTGGGTGATTGGAGTTTGCAAAATCTTAGATCTTTAAGTGTTGCAAGAGGAAGTTTTATGGATTGTTCAAG ATATTGTGTTGTAGTGGCATTAAGTAAACTTCGTGCTTTGCAGATCTTAAATGTATCTGGTACTGAATTCAATAAGCACGGGTTAGAAATAGTTGTTGAGGATTTGCCACTGTTAGAGAGCCTTGACATTTCTTGCACCAGAGTCGATGATATTTCCCCATTGAGAAAGTGCAAGGACAGATTGAAAGCATTAACtatgtataatttaaaaataagtggCTGTGGAAATATGATATCGGTATTGTTGGAATTGAATGAATTAAGGAATTTAGATATATCAGACGAACGAGATGCGTACGTATTTGAAGTGTTTGCGCCTGTACGATCCAAGATAACAGATTTGTTGAAAGCAACTGATTGTATGCCGCATTTAAAAAGCTTGGATGTATCAG GCAAAGACGAGATAGATGGAAAGGATCTGTGGAATTTCATACAAGCCCATAAGCATTTGAAATTCTTAGGTCTTGTACACTCTGACGCTTGTTTCGAAGATTGTCTCATGAAtccatcaaacaaaaattacagGCCTGATCTTGTG gtGAGTGGTACTGCAACAGAATCTCAAATTTTGGAGTCTCTCAGAAGGTATCCAAACAGGCCGATCTATGTACAAAAATGCTTGTACAATCTGTTTCGCTTAACGTCATACTTCCAAGAAGCCAGAGTCGACGTAATAAAACTCGTCATACCTGGAATGAGGGCTCACCCACAAGAATTCCGCGTACAAATGGCAGCCACTGCGTGTCTTTATAATCTTACGAAGGGAGAACTCGCTACAAAGATCCATCCCTCTGTGTTGAAGCAAATCGTCGACCTGACGCTCACGGCTATGGAGTCTTATCCCAATCATTATCAGCTACAGAAGAATACTCTGCTGACACTGTGCAGTGACAGAATTCTCCAGGACGTAGCTTTCGACAAATACAG GTGCGCAAAGCTGGTGATGAATTGTCTATCGGCCTTCGACGACGCCTCTATGAACCGCATGTCTGTGGCGATCTGCTCGATACTGGCCGCTAAAATTTCGACCATTGAAACGTCAATGCTGGGCGCTCAGCCCCAGTACATGTCGAAACTCCTGTCGATGGTACGCTCAAAGGTGCAGTCCAAATCGGTCGACATTACGATGAAGTTCACCTTGAGCGCCTTGTGGAATCTGACCGACGAGAGTGCCGCGACCTGCAAGGTCTTCTTGGAGGAAGGTGGCATGGAGTTGTTCCTCGAGGTGCTCGACAGCTTTCAGGGCGAATCCAGCGTTGAAACGAAAGTGCTGGGGCTTCTGAACAACATTGCCGAG ATCCGAATTAAAGAG GTCGGCCACCTAAGGCACCGTCTGATGCAGCCGCGTTTCATTACGATGCTGTCGCAACTCCTGGACTCGAAACACATCGATGTCTCCTACTTCGCGGCCGGAATAGCGGCCCACTTGCTGAGCGACGGTCCCCGATTGTGGATCACAGTACCGCTACTGCCGACGCGCAACCAGTTGCTGGATCAGCTGGCCCGCGCTGTTACCAACTGGCAAACGCCCCAGGGCGAGATGGTCGCCTATCGAAGCTTTCAACCATTCTTCCCGCTGCTTCGCTGCTCCGATGCCTATCCCGTGCAGCTCTGGGCCGTCTGGGCCATACACCATGTCTGTACCAAGAATC CGAAACGTTATTGCGAGATGTTGGTGAAGGAGGGCGGCGTGGAGATCCTGGAGTCGCTGCAGATGGAGAATAGCGAGAGCATAGCGCAACCGAATGTGCGCACTCTGTGTCGCGCGATCCTCGACACCCTAGCTCAACAACCATGCTAA
- the LOC100122335 gene encoding protein zyg-11 homolog B isoform X2, which yields MFESPRSLQEVCIDYICDNVMALCDFHPSESGGTSSNCLSTPSLDEEMSCNVGEGSSDSSQGALPTNAPNNHAMLNSCTRLSFKDPDTFLPAEISEQLLYSLCERKKLSDLIITLFDSKTTRLRHVKLKDASNLTAKGLIVLKQHKVIDLEVNGLKITVNDLISCLGDWSLQNLRSLSVARGSFMDCSRYCVVVALSKLRALQILNVSGTEFNKHGLEIVVEDLPLLESLDISCTRVDDISPLRKCKDRLKALTMYNLKISGCGNMISVLLELNELRNLDISDERDAYVFEVFAPVRSKITDLLKATDCMPHLKSLDVSGKDEIDGKDLWNFIQAHKHLKFLGLVHSDACFEDCLMNPSNKNYRPDLVVSGTATESQILESLRRYPNRPIYVQKCLYNLFRLTSYFQEARVDVIKLVIPGMRAHPQEFRVQMAATACLYNLTKGELATKIHPSVLKQIVDLTLTAMESYPNHYQLQKNTLLTLCSDRILQDVAFDKYRCAKLVMNCLSAFDDASMNRMSVAICSILAAKISTIETSMLGAQPQYMSKLLSMVRSKVQSKSVDITMKFTLSALWNLTDESAATCKVFLEEGGMELFLEVLDSFQGESSVETKVLGLLNNIAEVGHLRHRLMQPRFITMLSQLLDSKHIDVSYFAAGIAAHLLSDGPRLWITVPLLPTRNQLLDQLARAVTNWQTPQGEMVAYRSFQPFFPLLRCSDAYPVQLWAVWAIHHVCTKNPKRYCEMLVKEGGVEILESLQMENSESIAQPNVRTLCRAILDTLAQQPC from the exons ATGTTTGAGTCGCCTAGAAGCTTGCAGGAAGTCTGCATTGACTATATCTGTGATAATGTTATGGCACTCTGTGATTTCCACCCTTCGGAATCGGGTGGAACTTCCAGCAATTGCTTGTCTACGCCATCACTTG ATGAAGAAATGAGCTGCAATGTAGGCGAAGGCAGCTCCGATTCTTCTCAAGGTGCTCTACCAACCAATGCACCAAATAATCATGCTATGTTGAATTCTTGTACTAGACTCAGCTTTAAAGATCCTGACACCTTCTTACCAGCAGAAATTTCTGAGCAGCTTCTTTACAGCCTATGCGAAAGAAAGAAGCTGTCAGATTTGATCATCACACTTTTTGATTCAAAAACCACGAGGCTCAG GCATGTTAAATTAAAAGATGCATCAAACCTTACTGCTAAAGGGCTTATAGTTTTAAAGCAGCATAAAGTTATAGATTTAGAGGTGAATGGGTTAAAAATTACTGTTAATGATTTAATTAGTTGTTTGGGTGATTGGAGTTTGCAAAATCTTAGATCTTTAAGTGTTGCAAGAGGAAGTTTTATGGATTGTTCAAG ATATTGTGTTGTAGTGGCATTAAGTAAACTTCGTGCTTTGCAGATCTTAAATGTATCTGGTACTGAATTCAATAAGCACGGGTTAGAAATAGTTGTTGAGGATTTGCCACTGTTAGAGAGCCTTGACATTTCTTGCACCAGAGTCGATGATATTTCCCCATTGAGAAAGTGCAAGGACAGATTGAAAGCATTAACtatgtataatttaaaaataagtggCTGTGGAAATATGATATCGGTATTGTTGGAATTGAATGAATTAAGGAATTTAGATATATCAGACGAACGAGATGCGTACGTATTTGAAGTGTTTGCGCCTGTACGATCCAAGATAACAGATTTGTTGAAAGCAACTGATTGTATGCCGCATTTAAAAAGCTTGGATGTATCAG GCAAAGACGAGATAGATGGAAAGGATCTGTGGAATTTCATACAAGCCCATAAGCATTTGAAATTCTTAGGTCTTGTACACTCTGACGCTTGTTTCGAAGATTGTCTCATGAAtccatcaaacaaaaattacagGCCTGATCTTGTG gtGAGTGGTACTGCAACAGAATCTCAAATTTTGGAGTCTCTCAGAAGGTATCCAAACAGGCCGATCTATGTACAAAAATGCTTGTACAATCTGTTTCGCTTAACGTCATACTTCCAAGAAGCCAGAGTCGACGTAATAAAACTCGTCATACCTGGAATGAGGGCTCACCCACAAGAATTCCGCGTACAAATGGCAGCCACTGCGTGTCTTTATAATCTTACGAAGGGAGAACTCGCTACAAAGATCCATCCCTCTGTGTTGAAGCAAATCGTCGACCTGACGCTCACGGCTATGGAGTCTTATCCCAATCATTATCAGCTACAGAAGAATACTCTGCTGACACTGTGCAGTGACAGAATTCTCCAGGACGTAGCTTTCGACAAATACAG GTGCGCAAAGCTGGTGATGAATTGTCTATCGGCCTTCGACGACGCCTCTATGAACCGCATGTCTGTGGCGATCTGCTCGATACTGGCCGCTAAAATTTCGACCATTGAAACGTCAATGCTGGGCGCTCAGCCCCAGTACATGTCGAAACTCCTGTCGATGGTACGCTCAAAGGTGCAGTCCAAATCGGTCGACATTACGATGAAGTTCACCTTGAGCGCCTTGTGGAATCTGACCGACGAGAGTGCCGCGACCTGCAAGGTCTTCTTGGAGGAAGGTGGCATGGAGTTGTTCCTCGAGGTGCTCGACAGCTTTCAGGGCGAATCCAGCGTTGAAACGAAAGTGCTGGGGCTTCTGAACAACATTGCCGAG GTCGGCCACCTAAGGCACCGTCTGATGCAGCCGCGTTTCATTACGATGCTGTCGCAACTCCTGGACTCGAAACACATCGATGTCTCCTACTTCGCGGCCGGAATAGCGGCCCACTTGCTGAGCGACGGTCCCCGATTGTGGATCACAGTACCGCTACTGCCGACGCGCAACCAGTTGCTGGATCAGCTGGCCCGCGCTGTTACCAACTGGCAAACGCCCCAGGGCGAGATGGTCGCCTATCGAAGCTTTCAACCATTCTTCCCGCTGCTTCGCTGCTCCGATGCCTATCCCGTGCAGCTCTGGGCCGTCTGGGCCATACACCATGTCTGTACCAAGAATC CGAAACGTTATTGCGAGATGTTGGTGAAGGAGGGCGGCGTGGAGATCCTGGAGTCGCTGCAGATGGAGAATAGCGAGAGCATAGCGCAACCGAATGTGCGCACTCTGTGTCGCGCGATCCTCGACACCCTAGCTCAACAACCATGCTAA